From the Solanum lycopersicum chromosome 10, SLM_r2.1 genome, one window contains:
- the LOC101262056 gene encoding seed biotin-containing protein SBP65-like gives MASEQVRRREDNVIDEQHQIQIKRTRDPKRGSDTGAATSVKVQVGSGAGAIHVTNDCDKHSFEERPGGVKFEVHSQRHKGNDNVKELASHGQNVVQSAQQPKDYAKNTAPDKGDQTYAAATDTLSGAGQTAAQSAKKSKNTVLDKGQQAYAATIDALSNTGQTAAQSAKKAKDTAFVKGQQAYDATTDTLSSTGKTAAESAKKAKDTVLYKGQQGYGAATDNLSSAGQTAAQSAKKAKDYAKGTVFDKGQQAYGATTATLSTAGQNAAQSAKKAKDTVLDKGQQAYAATKDTLSSTGKTAVQSAKNAKETTFEKGQQAYGATTDTLSSAGQIAAQSAKTAKDTVLDKGQQAYGATTNTLSSAGQTAAQSAKKTKDTVLDKGQQAYAATKDTLSSAGQNAAQSAKKAKDTVLDKGQQAYAATTDTLSSAGQTTVQSTKNAAGYVGQRAVEAKDITLETGKGVLGYAGEVAEIVKDKAAVSGWGAAHYTAEKAAEATKAVVGVASNVAGYTEEKAVAAKDAVADTGMNIVGYAENELADAKDYVVSTEESAAEYTARKKAEAERELEAKRSYDFKGATGSEFIRTEDFQEFESAGGEENMQQGGGLLKAIGETIVEIGKTATDLIAGRGHVEESVKHGEK, from the exons GTGCAATTCATGTCACAAATGATTGTGATAAACATTCTTTTGAAGAGAGGCCAGGGGGTGTCAAGTTTGAAGTACATAGCCAGAGACACAAGGGTAATGATAATGTCAAAGAATTGGCAAGTCATGGACAAAATGTAGTTCAATCAGCACAACAACCTAAAGATTATGCTAAAAACACAGCACCTGACAAGGGTGATCAAACATATGCTGCTGCCACAGACACCCTTTCAGGTGCTGGACAAACAGCAGCTCAATCAGCAAAGAAGTCTAAAAACACAGTTCTTGACAAGGGTCAACAAGCTTATGCTGCTACTATAGACGCCCTTTCAAACACAGGACAGACTGCAGCTCAATCAGCAAAGAAGGCTAAAGACACAGCTTTTGTGAAGGGCCAGCAAGCTTATGATGCAACTACTGATACCCTTTCAAGCACAGGAAAAACAGCAGCTGAATCAGCAAAAAAGGCTAAGGACACAGTTCTTTACAAGGGGCAGCAAGGTTATGGTGCTGCTACAGATAACCTTTCAAGTGCTGGACAAACTGCAGCTCAATCTGCAAAGAAGGCCAAAGATTATGCTAAGGGGACAGTTTTTGATAAGGGTCAGCAAGCTTATGGTGCTACTACAGCTACCCTTTCAACTGCTGGACAAAATGCAGCTCAATCTGCAAAGAAGGCTAAGGACACGGTTCTTGACAAGGGTCAGCAAGCTTATGCAGCTACTAAAGACACCCTTTCAAGCACAGGAAAAACTGCAGTTCAATCAGCAAAGAATGCTAAAGAGACAACTTTTGAGAAGGGCCAGCAAGCTTATGGTGCTACTACAGATACTCTTTCAAGTGCTGGACAAATTGCAGCTCAATCTGCAAAGACGGCTAAGGACACAGTTCTTGATAAGGGTCAGCAAGCTTATGGTGCCACTACAAATACCCTTTCAAGTGCTGGACAAACTGCAGCTCAATCTGCAAAGAAGACTAAGGACACAGTTCTTGATAAGGGTCAGCAAGCTTATGCTGCAACTAAAGACACCCTTTCAAGTGCTGGACAAAATGCAGCTCAATCTGCAAAGAAGGCTAAGGACACAGTTCTTGATAAGGGTCAGCAAGCTTATGCTGCAACTACAGATACCCTTTCAAGTGCTGGACAAACGACAGTTCAATCAACAAAGAATGCAGCAGGTTATGTTGGGCAGAGAGCAGTAGAAGCGAAAGACATCACATTAGAAACAGGCAAAGGAGTATTAGGATATGCAGGGGAAGTAGCCGAGATTGTGAAGGACAAAGCTGCAGTGTCTGGTTGGGGAGCTGCACATTATACAGCAGAGAAAGCTGCAGAGGCCACAAAAGCTGTGGTTGGTGTTGCTTCTAATGTTGCAGGGTACACCGAGGAAAAGGCGGTGGCCGCTAAGGATGCAGTTGCTGACACTGGAATGAACATTGTAGGATATGCAGAGAACGAGTTGGCTGATGCTAAGGACTATGTGGTTTCAACTGAAGAAAGTGCAGCAGAGTATACAGCTAGGAAGAAAGCTGAAGCTGAGAGGGAACTAGAAGCCAAAAGATCATACGACTTCAAG GGAGCAACTGGAAGTGAATTCATTAGAACTGAAGATTTTCAAGAATTTGAATCAGCAGGAGGAGAGGAAAACATGCAGCAGGGAGGAGGACTATTGAAAGCAATTGGTGAAACTATAGTTGAGATAGGCAAGACAGCTACAGATCTTATTGCTGGACGTGGACATGTAGAAGAATCAGTTAAGCATGGAGAAAAATAA
- the LOC101244999 gene encoding signaling peptide TAXIMIN 1-like — protein MCCRVSGCRPLAFLLSLPFALLSLLVSIIGVIVWIIGLSSSCICPCCLCVTVLVELALKLIKAPIHVMEWFTNQIPC, from the exons ATGTGCTGTAGAGTTAGTGGTTGTAGGCCGTTGGCCTTTCTTCTTAGTCTCCCTTTTGCTCTCCTCTCTCTTCTCGTCTCTATCATCGGCGTTATCGTCTGGATCATCGG GTTGTCATCGAGTTGCATATGTCCTTGTTGCCTTTGTGTAACTGTGTTGGTTGAATTGGCATTGAAGTTGATAAAAGCCCCAATTCATGTTATGGAGTGGTTCACTAATCAAATCCCTTGTTAA